TAGGGACACATGAATTAAGTGTCCAAATTAGCAATAGGAACACTAGCAAAATGGACATTTGTGTTATGTGTCTCTATAACTCAAAGGAGACATATATATGTGTCTATAGATACCAAAAGGGGTTAAATGTCCCCTCATGCCATATTTCTAGTAGTGCGAGGAGGGTGAACGAATATAGCTGATGTTTACCGCCGGCCCTGAGGCAAGATAGATTAGACTTAACAAAAATTTTCGTatgctttctttttttttgaagttaaGAATAAAAAATTCTTAATTATGCATGAATCATGCAATATTCACCAATCATatctttctctttcttattacaattttttctttctatcaATTTTAAGACATAAGATGTAAGATTTTTGTAGTTCTttattttgtatttctattttattttttttggtatttttcCTTCTCTATTTCAGTTAAcataatataataaaatcgtAATTAGTTGAAAATGTAGGACTTCATAGTCATTGATATGATTAGAATAATGAATTTACTTCGTCTTTATTTATAAGAATTTTATAATTGTCTGTATTTCAACTTTTAACAATAAAcaattaagtttttttttcttcgaacATTTATTTTTAGCCTCAAATCTTTTTCACCTTGAGCCGCCATACACACAGGGCCGGCCTGCTGATGTTTTGATTTGAGTTCATTGCGTTCAAAACCATCCCAGATTCCTAGTTTTATTGTAGTCATGATTAGCAGTATGCGAAGGGTAGAAGTCTCTGATAAGGCCGTTCTGATGCAACTCAACCGAAGCTTCCCATATTCAGGTCAAGAGAACGACTCTCATGCCACATTCACTGGGATATATATTCATTTCAGTTTGAGCCTTGGAGACAAATAAAGGAACTCCATGCACAGTACGCAGTGAAAGAGAAACCAGTTCAGCAATTTCAGCTTGAGCTTCGGATTGTTAGGTTTGTGATCTAGCTAAGTCAACCTTGAGTGGGTATTTCCCCACTTCAAATTAATTTCATGAGTCCCTTTTCCTTTGTTGTGGTGAATGGTGATCTACCCGTCGAGCAACCATGCATAGAAATCAAATTCATAATGGACGAAAGCTAAACTACGTACAATCATGCTTTACCGATACAAAGTAGCTAGCTAGTGCAAACTCTTACATAGTTACGAACTTACGATATAATGGAAGTCTGACATGTACATGGGAGTTTCAGTATAGTGTTTACACACGGCAATTAACTCATACATCTCTAGTTTAATAAATTGACGGTGCTTGATGAGTTGATGATGGGGATATTATATGGATTCGGCTGCACAGCTGCATCGCATCCCGTGATCCCATGCATCTGCAATCTTTTCCATTCATTTCTACTCtactcttttatttttcttttaatattattcgaaaatacatataaaaatactaGGAACAATGTGGTTAGGaacttaattaaataatttaaaataatcACATAACCACATACGGACACATGATTTGTTAATTACAGTGGAAATTTTCCTCAAGGTAAAAACCAATGCGAGACTTTTAACGTAGTCTCCACGACATCAAATCCACTAATGACTAATAGAGATACATAATACACAAGTTGAGGTACTAACACGACTTTTTTACTAGCACTACATGCTAATTTGCTCAATACTAAATCTAAACTATATAATCATACTAGCTCTAATGTATGAAGGACTAAACACGTCTTCTCTTCAATCTTGATACTAAACACTATCAAGTCTCTCTTCAACTTCGATAGTCACTGATCTTAATGAGTCACACATATGAACATGAGATGAATGAATGTTTCAAACCAAAAACCACATATTTTGATTGACCACAAAGATCATTTGATTTTTAAGTGCAACAGTGcaaaaaagaatcaatacTTCTGGTTAAGCACACAACCAAATATAAATGATGCAATTAAGATTAGAGCTTTCAAAAGTAGAAGTATTAACGCGACCTATTTACTAACATTACGGGCTAACTTGTGAATAACTCTATTACAATAAGCACTACATCATATATGAGAGATATGAGATGAAAATAAACTAAGAGATATCACAACATATTCTATATGCTCCAAATCTCTAATCTTCACAATTTCTCAAATGCCTATTTATAGGAGAAGAAACTTCTCCCACTCACTTAAAGCATATCTCATACAAAAAGGAAAACATATCAATCAAAAAATCTGCTATAATTTGGGAAAatatttttccattttaaaacaaaataattttaaacagATTAGATAttttccaaaacaaaacaTCCTTTAAAACTCATTTCAACAATATTAGGTATGATATGCATGAATGCAATTTACCTTAAAATACAACTCATGAGATCAATGACTAAGATCAATCACCATGGCTTGAATCTTCAATCTTCAATCAATTTCAATATTTGACAAGTTCCTTTATCGGTTTGATTTTTCCTTTCCTATTGAAATAGTTTGCCATAAGgttaatataaaaattaatatcaaGATCTGATAAATAAGGAAACAATGTCATAATCACAATATGACTTCTTTTAAATTCCTTTATTAATACCAATAAAATTAGcattaataaataatttaatcagataatcaagaacataaaaacatattcaaattaggtttctttccttttggcaCATGTAAGTTATAAtcaaattagaatttattttaAACACATCACCTTAATTGTATAAGATAATTCTAAttcaacaaaatcataattaaagataaaaaaatacaACCAACTAAGAAACCGTATGCACATCACACTTTGTATAGGGTTGTCAAAATAGATATGTACTTTCAACATAGTTGACCTAAAATGTCAATTATACCCATACAACATCATTTTGCTACTTATTAAACAAAAGTAGAAACAAAGATCATTAGACTCAGATGTCTTCTGACTAAATTTTCAATAGTTATCTTGACAtgcatgtgaatttcaaaacaACACTCTTCAAAGATAATACAAGATTGATAATTTAGCTAAATAGTagcataattacaagtttacaaCGGTGTTTCCTAGTTTTGTCTAGTGAAAACAAGTGCACAACTACTGTTTTTGTCTAGTGATAAGTGGAGGATGAATACCAAGAACATCTACAACTTCATGTAACTCACATGTTAATTGATGGATAATAGATGAGAGTAGTTGGTCTTGGAAAGAAGAACTTTTATTGATACAGAAAGGGTTTACAAATTTCCTCACGGAGGAAAGGTTTACAGAGGAAGACTATGTCTAAAGGCTTCAAGTTTCTTGGTTTCTCTTATTTCTCCttcttcatgtcttctttctctttataCAAACTTATTCATGTCATGCATGCTTACACATAGAAGTTATGCAAACTACAAGACATGATACTAATTACAAGGAAAATTCTAACATGATCAATTTATAtgtgtgtgaaaaaaaaaacagacaaaaaaatagagaaaaagcTGATTACAATACATGCAAAGCACATATCTTATTCTAGAATATTAAAAACAAAGAGGGATGTAGGTAGCCTCTCTACTCTTCATGTGATGGTCTTCTGTCTATTTCCTTTATGAGGGTCATCTTGCTATTTGGCTTGCTCAAGTTCGGATTCATCTGGTGTGCAGCAgtgtatgttatacatacaCTTACACTGATGTGTGGTATAGATTGGATGTCATAATATGCACATGAGGTGTGTGTGCGATAATGTGTTAAAGATGAGGCTGCTGCATGTTATGCAACAACGTAGGCTAGAATTTTCACTCAAGTTCCCCTTCCTTTTGCAAAAGTTGACATTTACGGATAGAATTTGCGAAATTATACATTGCTATTCGTCTATTCCCATGCAGTTGAATACACTTTTCATTTGCATGAATTAGACATAATCATTCATAGacatataaatagaatttgCAGAACCAGGGAAATTTTAACTCCAAAATTGAGGAATGTAAACTAATTAAGTAATCATGCAGCAGTGATTGGTTCATTCCTTTCAGCAATTGGAGTAGCAGAAATTCGTGAGTTAATTAGCTAGTTGCCGCCACCAGCTCCACCGCCGAAGCCAgctcctccaccaccaccaaaaccACCTCCGCCACCTCCACCGAACCCACCGCCTCCACCGCCACCGAGACCTCCTCCCCCGCCTACTCCGCCACCAGCTCCAAATCCTCCTCCCGCACCTGCTCCACCACCAACTCCTCCACCGCCCCCAAACCCTCCCCCTCCACCAGCACCACCTCCAACACCTCCTCCAGCACCGCCACCTGCGCCACCTCCAAAGCCTCCACCAGCGCCACCGCCGgctccacctccacctccaagtccaccaccaccaccgagCCCACCACCTCCTCCAGTTCCCCCACCTGCACCAAACCCACCACCAGCTCCAGCACCCCCACCGTGGCCAAGTCCACCTCCACCACCTAGACCCCCACCGTGGCCAAGTCCACCTCCACCACCTAAACCGCCACCATGTCCAAGTCCACCTCCTCCACCTATACCTCCTCCAGCACCTCCGCCTAAACCACCGCCTGCACCACCACCTAGACCTCCACCACCTCCTAACCCACCTCCACCGCCTCCACCTAGACCACCCCCGCCTCCAAggccaccaccacctcctaaGCCACCTCCTGCACCACCGCCAAAGCCACCTCCGCCTCCTATACCGCCGCCAAGCCCGCCTCGAGGAAATCTTCTATGCTTAAACCCCTTTCTATAAATCCCATGTCCTAGGCCACCTCCCCCGCCAATGCCTCCACCGAAGCGTCCTCCCTTAACAAAATGCGGGCGTGGGCGCTTGTAAAACAAGTGCTTATCGTCACTAACCTTCGGATCTTCATCACGCAGAACCAGATCGCTCACAAGAAGCACACACAGGAGAGCCAACACAACACAGCCAGCTGAAATATTGACCCTCATTGTTAATTGTCAGCGCAGAGCTCACTAGTTTCAGTGCAGAAGCTGGTGCAATGAGGTTAGTGTTTATATAGTGAAACGAGTAAGAGGCAGGTACGATTAATTTATTAGATTAAAATTGTGGATTGAAGGAGAGCGAGGACCACTACTGGGTACAATACGATTGACCCAACTGTCACGCTTGAATGAAGTAAATGAATCTCATCTGCCAATGGGGCAGCAGGTAATAAATTTAGTTATGTCTCCAACTGTCCTTCACCCTCCAACTCAAACATAGAGGCCCTCATATTGTTCCCCTGCATTCGACTTTGGTTTCTTGATGACTCTGCATGCATAAATTATGTCTCAATCTTATCTCCCAGCTAGGCTAGCTCTTCTAATTTGCCCACAGTTTTCACTTGCAGGATACACAAGGACAAGGAGCTATCTAGCTAGGGTTAATTTATTGCAGCAACAGTTCCAAGTTCGAGCTGAAAATTTTGTTCAGTGAAATCTCAGGGATAGGTTGCTAACTTATTCTGAGTACGTCTTTGCTGGCGCACCTCTGATAATGTGAATATGATGCTTTCATTCAATGGGCCACGGTGCCACCATTATCAATGCTGCTACCAAACACTTAATATACCTTCTCGCATATCTTGCGCCAGAAACAACTTacctctctctgtctctctcgaTCTCTCAATTTAATAAACTTACTTATTTGTGATTATCATAATACATTGATCAcaattagtagttaataaatCTTCCTAGATAGCTAGCTAGGTTATCATTTTAGTTCCAATTACTACTAGTCCAGTACTTAGCTAGGTTATTGATCAATCCAATTGAAGTTTTGATGTTCAGCTAGGACCGTTGAATTAGTAAAAAAATGAGCTCACAAACCGCTCCCCAATGTATAGGTTTTAAAAATGAGATCACAAACCTCTTTCGGCAATATATATCGATCCATAAACACGTACGTATTATGGCAATTAAGCTTATTATGTATGTGTCGAAAGGACTAGCGAGAGGTACGTCGACTTCATGGTCTCTTCTTCCCCCATGAAGCCAAGACGTGCACCGGCAATTTGGCACTGTAGATGGATAGCCTTGTTATTGAAGGGGATGATTGATCATTAGGCCGGGCCGGTTGATCAATTGATCTATTGATGTGGAAAGGCTCGGGATGGTTTgggttttattatatattaacgAGCTAATTAAAGTTGAAGATGTAAACTACGTACTTGAATTAGTGAATTACAGTGCGAtcgattgtatatatatatgttaatatgtACACATTTTGGAGGACATTAGTTCATTATCCTTGACTAGAGCTTTTGATATTATTTGTTTCTCCATGGGCTTAACATTATCGGGTGTTCTCAACATCCATTTGGGGGCTGGGTTTCCTTCCTTAGaagcttttctttttctgcaaCCTTTGGGGAAGAAGCTGAAGAACAAAGCTAGGCTCATTTGGGTGTTTTAGAATTGTTTACTACGCTATGCCCGCGAATTCTACTTAGGAGCTGATCCAGCCCAGGCTACAACTAAACCTGGGTTAGAGCCCAAGTGAACTTGAAGCCcagaaaaaaaactttttatatttaaaaaaaatgaagtgaaATAGAGAGCACTGAACCCTTTTTTTAGTTTCTCACTTCTCTGTCTTTCACTCTTtcttctcatcttcttctcgaCTCCGCATATTTTTCTCGTCTTCTTCAGTTTTACCACTCCCCCACTTCGCCACGCCGCCGAAGCTCCTATCTACAGGTTTAGCTCTAAggtttttcttcaaaaattaaatcaaattatGGATTATTAAATGATTGGAATCTGAAATTTAGTGGGTAGGTTAGAGAATTGGAGGTTACATAAACTAGGTATATGAGTTTGTTAGTTAAACTATCGATTGAGAATGATTGAAAATTTAGATTATGAACAATAGTATCTAAATTCATTTATGTTGAAATATCATATATTAGCACTAAGAGTACAACATAAGTGTAATCTCAAGTTTTGAATCAGAAGAAGGTTATAGATTAATAGATATACAATGTACTCTTTGTATCTGAATCGTAAAACTAAAAGGAAATTTTATAGGGAAGATTAATATGTTAACTTCGACTGTTATACTATTAGTGGGTCTATCATTCTATCTTTGATGGAATGATTCTTAAAGACATGGTTTCTGACTATGGAGAATGGTGCGGATTGTATGTCATGGTTTTCTATTGCACTTGCTATGCCATATTGTGGAATTTGTAGAAAGAATGACCAGTGAACTTGTATTGTAGTTTTAAATGGGATATCATGCTCCATATTTTATTTTCGCTGCTTTTATTAGGGCCTTAGCAATCTCAATATGTCAATCCATTTTGCATTGTCATGATTTCAGATACCAAATAACAGCTAATTAACATGCAATGAAAAATGTTTATTGCTTTGAatcctttattttttttaagcaCTCTCGTATTACTCGTGCTTACATTTAGGGTTATTATGTTAGGACAATGCTTATTGTGGTGTAAATTATGTTTGTAATTTTGTTCATCTTTTCACTATATACTTAGAGGTATGCATCTTATGTTTGTTCTGGTACAATATACTACATTTTTTGTGTGATACTTAAGCATGATAACTATGGCAAAAAATTGTTAATTTTATAGACTGTCTAACATTTAAACCTTCCTAAACCAAATTAGTCATATGTTAGAGAATGGCCGAATAAGAGATTGAGAATTTGCCTATTTGGGTTAGTTAGTTAAAAACTTAAGATTATTAGGAATTAGAGAATGGTAGGAATATTTAGGTTTAATTGAGAGGAATGGTTTGTTTGATTGCTTCTGGCTAGTGATTCAATGAAGTTTAATTGATTAGAATCTACCACTAAAAGTAGTGAAGGCTAGTTTGTTATCGTATGATTACATTCCATTATAAGAGAAATCAATTCCAACTTGTATTTGTGTTTCTGCTTAACATATTagattatatatgtatgtttgttatttttaataaataaataaaattaatactGTTGAGCAAAGTTTTTTTGTCTGTCTAAATTAACCTAAGTGACATTTCAATCTTGGATCCGCCACAGAATCTACTCCATATGCCTGATCCTCGGTTCGATTTCCACTTTTGCCTATTATTTTTTCATATCTTTTAATTGATcatatcttcttttttctctctcctcctgttcaattctttcttttcaatttttcccTCTCTTTTCTTACCTATACTATTATTCAAGAAAGCTCACTTTGTCAACCAAAACGGACatgaaaatatgtaaaatCCTTAGCcgtatattaattttaaatcgTCTTAAATATTGAAAGAGTATTATAGtaaatgataatttttttgaatTAGTAAAATGAGAATATTAGTAACTATCTATCTACAGAAAATAACTTCACACTACTTTTACATTCACATCTATAACTTCTCATATCTATACTATACTATTAATAAAGCAACATAATTTGTCAGTGAATATACAACTTAAGCCTTACACTATAGATTATGttgaaataaatttaaataaacaaATGATAAATTAGTAATAAatcaaataatttaaaaataaattaaaaacattTCCCCTTAAATCTATCTATAATTTCCTCAACTCCCACTTTTTCCTCCACGCTCACTCACGTTTTCTCCCGTACGTATTTAAAAAACATTGATTGCACACACGGTGGCATGTGTGCTTTGTTGCTAGTATCTAACTATAACGACAACTATTgatatttataaaatataaaaaatatattaaataaaaaccacaTTTACATATGTTGATATGCATAGCATATGTGGGTACGTAGACTTGTACTTTACATGTTTTTCTTACTATATTTAGTAGTATTTCTATACagtaatttttttctattcTCTCCcccattttctctctctcctttttcGGTTAGTGTTAGttacaaaatattatttacaatttttttcgTCATTTAGTTTTCtattaacaaaaattaaatgacTAAACTATCTAGCTCTACCCATTCTATATTCTTGGTTCCGCCATTGCCATGGTACTCCTACTAAATAAGAGGCCGCGCTTTATTGTGGCTTTGTGTTTGGGACTTTGTGGTCGAAGGGAGAATCATGTTGCTATTTTAATTATGCAAATATCATTTTTGTTGTCATAAGACCAAATGCACCGGGGGTGTTTTAATGGGTAAGACAGAAGAAAAAGgcgaataaataaaaaatcaaatgcAGCCCACTTTTGCTGCTTGACCTATGAGCTACTCGACCACCCCGCAAGCATGTTTGGGAATTTGTTTTGAGACACAGCAACGATGTCGCCAACTGATTCTTCACCATGGATGTTGCATGAATGAAGGATAGTTAAGGGCTGCATAGGCTGCAGCCCGAGAGATTTTAGCTATTTTGTTCAAGAAAAAATTTCACCATCAatacccaaactcttgtggtaaggtcaatgtagtacccaaactctgagttgtaccaatgtagtacccaaactcgttaTTCGCTATCAATGAGGGGTCTGACGCCAATTTCTGTTACGCCTATGTTTATTTGGTCACGTGCTCCGCACATAACCACAAAAAAGGgtaaaattgacaattttgtcgaattcgatCAAAACTAAAACTCACCATTTTCGAGCCCCAATCTCCCTTAAAATCTTTCAAAACCTAGATCACGATCAAAATCCctcaaaacctaaactaacCTCACTTCTCCCATAAATTATCGATTAGAAAGAGTGAAAGTAGAGATATTGGGAAGCTAATCTGATAGCATCCCCTTTGTTCAGAATTTGTATAAGCAATGGAGACTAGAGTGATGTTTGGGATTTTTCGAGAATTTGGGCCACCTCAACTAGATAGTAAGTTTTCGATTATAATCTGTATATTAATCTCTTTTTCATGTTGTTGTGTTATCATAATCTTGTGTATTTATGattcaaaatttattttagggtttaaaattgggttttgggttagGGTTTAATAAACAATGGATTTGAATGTAATCGATTTGTGTGTTCTGGGTTTATATTGTTTAGGATTTGATTATTGTTGAAGTTTTTTAGGGTTTGAATTTTGTATGTTTAAACCCCCAAATCTAGTTTGAATCGATACTTAGAGGGGTTTCTCCCTTTTTCGGTTTGATTTCAGTACCAGCTCATATGTATATGATGGAGATAGTCCATGGAGGATATTTCAAAACTGATACATATGGGAGGAAGAAGTACTTTGTTCATGTGTTTAATAAGAGGGGTGGGAAGACATATTTAGATGGTTTGGATCTAgagaagttttcatggattgAATTGAACAACATAGCTTGGGAATTAGGATACGGGGAGCTGCCCATAGCTTATCATTTCAAGATTCCTAAGACTGAAGCTCATGAAGGGTTGATTCTGATTAAAGGTGATGGTGAATGTAtggagatgatgaagatgatacCAAATAAGAGACAAATATCTATTTACATAACAGGTGGAGGGAGAAGGAGGTATGATGAAGCTTTAGCTGAGAAAAATCTTCCAACTGATCCAGATGGGGAGAATCCCTTGAATAAGCAATCTACAAGAGAAGCAGAGAGAAACTATTTtgaagcaaatttaatgaCATCACAATTATATAGCAGTGTTGAGGCCTTGGAGGGTAGAATTGTGCTAAGTGAAGATGTATATGTAATTGACCTTACTGATGTGAATGAAGATGATGTTGAAGTATGTGTGTTAGGTAGAGATGTAAATGTGGGTGGTGTGAATGAGCCTAAGGTGTGTCCAAGTGAAGGGACATTTGGAAATTTGTTTGATATATTAGGAGATGAAGATTTGAAcatggatgatgatgatgcaatTTATGGCCATGATAGGAAAAGACTCAGAAGAGAAGTGGTAGGAGGCTgtgagttttattataaacacaTAGCACATAGACCATGACATGTTGGTTATAAAGATCAATTGGCAAGGGAAATTGAAGAGattgagaaaagaaagagaaaagcaGCTGAAAAGAGGGAAAT
This is a stretch of genomic DNA from Argentina anserina chromosome 4, drPotAnse1.1, whole genome shotgun sequence. It encodes these proteins:
- the LOC126790528 gene encoding glycine-rich cell wall structural protein-like; protein product: MRVNISAGCVVLALLCVLLVSDLVLRDEDPKVSDDKHLFYKRPRPHFVKGGRFGGGIGGGGGLGHGIYRKGFKHRRFPRGGLGGGIGGGGGFGGGAGGGLGGGGGLGGGGGLGGGGGGGLGGGGGLGGGAGGGLGGGAGGGIGGGGGLGHGGGLGGGGGLGHGGGLGGGGGLGHGGGAGAGGGFGAGGGTGGGGGLGGGGGLGGGGGAGGGAGGGFGGGAGGGAGGGVGGGAGGGGGFGGGGGVGGGAGAGGGFGAGGGVGGGGGLGGGGGGGFGGGGGGGFGGGGGAGFGGGAGGGN